A genomic stretch from Telmatocola sphagniphila includes:
- a CDS encoding sulfite exporter TauE/SafE family protein: protein MEYSFFTYLLCLVAALLAGVMNSIAGGGTVLTFPALLTTMNPILANGTSTFALLPGSLAGAWTFRGFLEPVRPILLKLIGPSILGAVIGSLLVILYPVQFGELYPWLMLLATLLFLLQKPIQRWTGIQHFQAPSSRTLSWIIGFQFLISIYGGYFGAGIGILMISTLGYMGFSNIVEINAVKTVLASIINFVTLIIFLFKGIIVWEMAIPMSFTAILGGYLGAVIAKKLSKEMVRTIVIFIGSTVTIYLFYKQFFAPTSP from the coding sequence TTGGAATATAGTTTTTTTACTTATCTGCTTTGTCTCGTCGCGGCCCTTCTGGCGGGGGTGATGAACTCGATTGCCGGAGGTGGGACCGTTCTCACTTTTCCAGCATTACTCACAACGATGAATCCTATACTGGCGAACGGAACCTCGACGTTCGCACTGCTGCCCGGTTCACTGGCGGGAGCGTGGACCTTCCGTGGATTTCTAGAACCCGTCCGGCCCATACTGCTCAAGCTGATCGGACCGAGTATCCTCGGGGCAGTAATTGGATCGCTGCTCGTGATTCTCTACCCCGTGCAATTCGGCGAACTTTATCCCTGGCTGATGCTACTCGCCACGCTCCTTTTCTTACTGCAGAAGCCGATCCAGCGTTGGACGGGAATTCAACATTTCCAGGCACCTTCGTCGCGAACACTCTCGTGGATCATCGGTTTTCAATTTCTGATTTCAATCTACGGCGGCTACTTCGGCGCGGGCATCGGCATTCTCATGATCAGTACCCTCGGATACATGGGATTTTCGAATATCGTGGAGATCAACGCCGTGAAGACAGTTCTGGCGTCAATCATCAATTTTGTAACGCTGATTATTTTCCTGTTCAAAGGCATCATAGTGTGGGAAATGGCGATCCCCATGTCATTCACCGCAATCCTTGGCGGCTATCTCGGGGCGGTGATTGCAAAAAAACTTTCGAAAGAAATGGTGAGAACAATCGTTATCTTCATTGGAAGCACCGTGACGATTTATCTCTTTTACAAGCAATTTTTCGCACCGACGAGCCCTTGA